The region gttatttaaaaatgtctccTAACTTGGTCATCTTACAGCTGcttaaatgttgttgttgttttttttgcatgtttctttcagggtggaaggaaaaaaatgttgaGGGATTATTGATTTGATTAGGCATTTTATTCTGGTCATTATCTGTTTTAATTGATAATTGATTGTTATTTTGGCAGTCGCTTTTACTTTTGAGCAGGGACAGACTGATCAAGGCACCCTAGACAGcgacagtgccttgtaaaagtatttataccctttaAACTTATGCTCATTGCAACCACATGCTTCAATAGTTTTTATTAaagtttatgtgacagaccaacaaaaagtaacgtataatagtgaagtggaaggaaaatgatacatggttttcaaaacatgttacaagaaaatataaaaaaaacaaatggtgtTTATTCAATTTTGCCTCTTAGTTGtagagtttaaagcagggttaggttggAAATAAAATACCCCAAGCTTTAAACTTTGTATGAAAACAGAGTATTTAACAGCTAAAAATCTTAATCATGGCCATCCACCAAAACTGCCAAGGCTAGTTAGAagtctttatttaaaattctcttttttgcttcttattttttttcttttcatttttgtctccgtgtccataacaactgaaataatcccaaagcagtttctaataaagtttattttataaatatccagCGTAGCATTATAACGTCAgtcataatgctccacttgtgaaggtaaatctgttgggcCGAGAGGCATAtggtaactggaggagctgcagagatccagagctGAGCTAGGGGAATCTGTCAATAGGATAACCATTAGTTCTTCAAATGTGGCCTTTAGAAAATGGTGGCAAGAAGCCATATATCTGTCACAAACCCTGTAGGGGCTGCAACAAGCATGTAGAAGATGGTGCTGTGAAACGTGTAGAGGACCATGAACACACCATTTCCTAAACTAGAACattggtgatggcagcatcatgcagtgggaaAAATAAAGAGCTACCACAAGAAGTAACCACAAAACAGGAAGAGTAAAacggtttttattttgttattcacAACAATATAACTCTCGGTTTACACTCCTACAATAAAAGTGCTCTAGCTAGTCACAAATCTCCAATTGGATACAAAGGAATTAGGAGCAGAGTgaataaaaggattaaaaatgAGCACGCTTTAGTCAAACATTCTCATTTATGGCTGCAGATAGTGTCCCTTCAGTAGGTCCTAAAATattgatgcaaactccatccTTGGACcatataaaagcaataaaacatgGGCTTACAAGACCATTTCAAACAGTTCCTGTTTTATCCCGTCATATTCAATTCATTGTGCTGAACCTGAGACTTTCATAAACAAAGCTCGCTGTTAATCATTGGCATGTTTGCAACCAAGCAGCTGCACCAGCATATAAACGCTGCACATCTATCTGTATGTGAAAGTAAACATATTGTGCAAATGCACAGCACATGCACCAGGCAGAAATTTAACAATATTAAAACTACTCCAAAAGGCTCCTAAAATATTAGTGCGCCATCTGGGCGAATGCTAAACTTCAGTGCAATTATACTGCCATACAGCACAAAGTGTTTCTACTCAACTCTGAACAAAGTTAAATAGGGTTGGGAATGTGAATCCTCTCCCAGCACACTGTATAAATGATGTGTTGAAAATAGATGGAGACGAGCTGAGCTGGTTCAGGATCAATATATTAGCATTTCATACAAAACACCCACAAGGTAAGTCTGCTGTGGTAATACCTGCGTCCATGATAAGAGCCCCTGTTGCAGGTTAAGCGCCATTTAATTTCGGAAATTAAACCATGCAATTAAATAAAGAGTACGCAGGTAAAGCCATCGCATGTTTCTGAAACTAAGGACTAGTTGAAGTTAGCATGCACTACAGTAGAGTAATAGTTGGTATTTTACCACTGTGAGAATCAGAACACCATTGAATAATCATCCACTTTTCAAAGAAGGTTTTTTGGCTGCCATCACCTGTCCCACAGTGCAGACATGCTGCAACCTCCTTGGAAATGGAGCGTGATgagaattttaataaaatgagacCATTTTCACATTATCATATATTTAGGGATTAAATACAGTATAAAATATATGGATGCGTATCTGTTTAACCCTCGCCTCAGCAAGGCTTTGCCTATGGTAGACAGGAGGTATGTTAAACCCTGAACTCATTAGCTAATGCACCATCATGTTGTCAATTACAGCTTTggatgggggggggggatctAGGCTTGTCAAAGTAATTATGTTATGAAACAATGCTGTGACAATCATTTATGCTCACCCAcgccacacaaacacatacagcaACAGTGTTTTAGCTGAAACAACGTCTTATTTAAGGGGTATAGAGATTTTATTCATCTAGAATTGGAAGAAAGGATCAATGGGACTTTGCTTCAAAGACACTTGTTGGTcggagaagaaaaaaacaacgaCGTGGAGCAGGAATGTGTactttgtgggaaaaaaaaaaaacactactgAGCTTGCATTTATGATAGGGTATTCAGTTAAGGAACTTAAATGGCTTTACATTACCAAAATAAACCTGAACGTTAAATGTCCAGATATGAAGTGCATAATTTCTGCTTATTATGGTATAAAATCTAAAAGTGGCTTTAAAAGGCAATTGTACACCTTTTTACAATTTGTCCTGCTACACCTGCAAACTTCCAggtattttattgatatttttggtgagagaccaacacaatgaagcacataattatgaagcagaagaaaattgttttaagtAAAAATCCAAAGAATGCGGCACCCATTGTTACTCATCCCTATATAAAATCCTGTGTGCGCAGTTGTCTaagagacgtttaaagcagggttagatgaTCAAATCCAGAGCTTTGACCATCTCCAGAGCCCTGTTAtgaaaatggaaggagtatgaCAGAAAAGCAAACCTACTGAGACATGACCaatcacctaaactgacaagctgggcaaggagagcattaataagagaagcagccacggtagttctggaggagctgcagagatccaccactcaagtgggaaaatctgttgaacAGGAAAGCCATTAGTCATGTCCAGATCTAAACcgaactgagaatctgtggcatggCTTGGAAGCATTGATGTTCACAAAGGCTATCAGTCCAATCCATCTGAGCCTGAACTGAATTGCAAAGATTTATGGGTAACAATGTCAGTCTGCAGATGTCTAAAGCTGGTAGAGGGatactccaaaagacttgcaggtgAAACTGCACCAGCAGTTGCTACTAGAAAACATGGAGGAGTTGgatacaaatgcacgccacatttgtttttagattttcacataaagattttaaaaacagaggATCCTTCTTCATCCACTTCACATTTCTGTGGTATTCTGTGTTGgtccttcacaaaaaaataaataaatgtttattttttatggtaACATGATGGTGGCTATTTTTGATGTATAAAAGTAGTCCAATGTCTCACATTCTGCAGCATTTAAAGCTTATATCTAATTGTGAGGGTCAACtggaaagattaatttatttttcttgttacaGTATTCATTATCATAGAGTATAATTTACAGCAGCAGGTCAACTTCAGTCAGAGAACAGCTATAACATATCTTCAGATGCACCTGAACTcaacaaaaagcaacaaacGGAAGGGTAGCGTGTTGGAggtagagaaataaaaaataaatatgggtgattttttttttattttttttaaatgtgtgcttTGTGGAGGGAATTGGTGTCCTAATGGTTCTTCAGATCACACAGCTGAAATGCTACAACTAAAAACtgaacataaaaacacagaccTGATTTGAATGTTTGTATAAAATGGTCAGTTAGCGGAAGCTTTCCAGTCTCCTCACTGTTGATCCTTTCAACACGCCTCTGTTCTGACAGCAGCCGGGTAACAGCTGGATCACATCAGGTACCACGCAGCCAGTCCAGCCAAGGCGGCGAACCAAGTGGCAAACAGGACCTGTCCCGTCGGGTGTCTGAGAGCGGCCATGACCCGCTGACCAAAATACGCTGTTCCCCCCGACGCTGCTGTGAtgcaaaagaaacagaaaaccaaGCTTAGGAAGCGAACTATCACCCAGCATTTAGCTTTAAAACAGCATGTTGGTTACTCACCCATTTTGGCGGTATAGTAGGGACATTTGCTGATGTCTCCACCCATTTCTCCATGAGCAGACATACCAGCATCTAAAACATCCTCCTGAATTGTTTTGCCAATTTCTTCCAACTCCTCAAACACCTGCCAGAGCAAACATTAAGTTAAACATTAAGTATTTCATACAATTCCTTGCAAAGTCCTCATACCCCTGAACTCCATGTTACATTACAACACCTGGTTTGATATTTTATAACACTAACAGAATTTTAACTTTTGCGCCTTgtcgttttttttaaaaaggcgGAAGAAAAATGTGTCCaatttgggaaaatatttggGAAAATAGTCAACCTGTCAAAGTGCAGTAATAGTGTTTATTTGATGCTTCTGGTGGTTTACATCTCATCATCTCATCTTTTGCCTGTTTTCTGTTGCAAAGTGACTCAAACCGATTGCAAAGAAAGACACCTGATTGGGTAGAGAGTGCCCTTGAACATCAGTCTTCAATCCTTGCCCCAagttctcaatcagatttaggtctggactttgactaggtcattctaacacacaaataggctttgatctaaaccattccgcTGTACTTCTCAGGATATTGTCTTGCTataaggtgaacctctgccccagtttcCAGTATGTTGCCGGCTCCTTCCAACTTTCCTTCAAGTCTAACCAGCTTTTCTGTCCCTGCTtaagaaaagtatccccacagcatgatgccgctaccattgtgtttcattgtgtggaTAGTTTGTTAAGGAttaacacacatttaaacgtCTCTACAACATTCTCCCTGACCTAccagctgtgttccttggtcttcatgatgctgtttgttcactaacgtTCCTAAAGAAGTACTTCTGGGGCCTTAACaacacagctgtatttataccgaaattaaattacacacaagtggacacCATTTATTGACTACTGAAAGCAATTGGTAGCAAtagattttattcaggggtagAGGAGTAAAGGGGCCTGAATACAAAGACACACCatctttttcagatttgtttgtaaAGAATTTTGAAAACGTGGCATCATTTTCCAACAACTTCCATTTCCTATCACCAATAATGTTACTTAATGTTTCTCCGTCACATAAAAATACAATTCAGTGCTGCTTGGGACCAGAGTTAAAATCtttgcaaaacatttcagaCAGAATTGAATTGGAAGAAATATCTTTAGTCCTTACAGTAACTGACCCATGATCATCATTTAAATTTTACCTACCAGTACTAGTGACTAGATCATCAGTTCTTCAGACTCTCACCTCCATATTGAAATGAAAAGCTTTGACAGCCTCCTCCACCAGTTTCTTCTTTGTCTCCACCTCCAGGTCCAGCTCATTCATGCGGCTTCGGTACAGCTGCTTGAATGCTTTTGCGCTGTGGATCGCGTCAAACTGGTAGAACTCCAGGCCCTCCCTTGTGGGTGGCAGCTTCAAAGCTCTCTGGGCCACCTTTCTCAGCACCTGGCCCCCTGACAGGTCACCCATGTAGCGAGTGTAGGCATGTGCCACCAACAGCACCGGGTCCTCCTGCCCTACCTGGTGGATGTGGTCCACATAGCGCTGTGTGGCCTCTGAGCAGGTGATCTTGCTCTTCCATTCTGGACCATAGAAGTACTCAATGTCGCGTGCTAGGGCTTCATGGCGGTGCAGCTCTGCAGGAAAATACAGGGGGGCAAAGTGGGGGTGGTCCTTATTCCTCTCAATCTCCTCCTCCATGGCGGTATATGTGTGGTAAAGTGCAACGGCACCAagctaaaggaaaaaaatacaaacattttctattttctcttgagcttttttttttttatttacattatctTTCTTTGAAGTATGGGTTTGTGACATTATGTTTCCAGGTCTAATTCAACAGTGCAAGGTACTCCTTAAAGGGATTTTTAATTTGGGCTTCTGAACAAGTTCTGAGAAGATAAGAGGTCTACCTGCAGGGGGTAACAGGAGCTTTCTCAGAGATTCATAGGGGAAATCTCAATGGACAAATAAGCCTTTGTAACAATGAACCAAAAACTAAGCACAAATTTGACGTCTGGCAGGAATCTTCACACTGACTGTAAGCTGTATGAGCTTCAAAACTCATATCAAAATCTTACTTTCTTCCTGCTGATTTAATTCAGTCTCACCTTGAAAAGCTCTTTGCGGACCCGTCCCCTGAGGAAATCTTTCACGAACTGCGTGTTCTCTGCTTTTTCATGAACCTCCTTGGTTCCTGCAGCCAGCATCTCAGACAGATCTTCTGGACTGCAATTAAAATtccaagcaaaataaaataaagtaagaaGCTATTTGCTCTCCAAACCCAAATTTAGCTTGTAATCTTTTTCAGATATAAAAAATTAACTACTATGAAGCAAAAAAAGCTTACCTGAggttgttttcttctttctcatACACTGGCCCTGATCCATTTGACACACCTGATCTTGGATCCATCTTTTCtgctgacattttttgttttattttgtttctggaGTTCACCCTGAAATCAGCTAAAGGGATCAGAGTTTTTCATGAAGTCttataaaaatcacaaattgtTACCAATTTCTAAGGTTTACCAGAAttaaaatacagtgccttgcatagGTATTCATACCTACTTAAACCTTTTTGCATCTAGTGTACTTTGTGGGATTTGAGGCTATAAACCAACACAACATTCTTCATAAATTTGGAATGGATAGAAaatgatgtacaggtccttctcaaaatattagcatattgtgataaagttcattattttccataatgtcatgatgaaaattttacattcatatattttagattcattgcacactaactgaaatatttcaggtcttttattgtcttaatacggatgattttggcatacagctcatgaaaacccaaaattcctatctcacaaaattagcatatttcatccgaccaataaaagaaaagtgtttttaatacaaaaaacgtcaaccttcaaataatcatgtacagttatgcactcaatacttggtcgggaatcctttggcagaaatgactgcttcaatgcggcgtggcatggaggcaatcagcctgtggcactgctgaggtcttatggaggcccaggatgcttcgatagcggcctttagctcatccagagtgttgggtcttgagtctctcaacgttctcttcacaatatcccacagattctctatggggttcaggtcaggagagttggcaggccaattgagcacagtgataccatggtcagtaaaccatttaccagtggttttggcactgtgagcaggtgccaggtcgtgctgaaaaattaaatcttcatctccataaagcttttcagaagatggaagcatgaagtgctccaaaatctcctgatagctagctgcattgaccctgcccttgataaaacacagtggaccaacaccagcagctgacacggcaccccagaccatcactgactgtgggtacttgacactggacttctggcattttggcatttccttctccccagtcttcctccagactctggcaccttgatttccgaatgacatgcagaatttgctttcatccgaaaaaagtactttggaccactgagcaacagtccagtgctgcttctctgtagcccaggtcaggcgcttctgccgctgtttctggttcaaaagtggcttgacctggggaatgtggcacctgtagccca is a window of Girardinichthys multiradiatus isolate DD_20200921_A chromosome Y, DD_fGirMul_XY1, whole genome shotgun sequence DNA encoding:
- the LOC124864803 gene encoding heme oxygenase 2-like isoform X1; its protein translation is MSAEKMDPRSGVSNGSGPVYEKEENNLSPEDLSEMLAAGTKEVHEKAENTQFVKDFLRGRVRKELFKLGAVALYHTYTAMEEEIERNKDHPHFAPLYFPAELHRHEALARDIEYFYGPEWKSKITCSEATQRYVDHIHQVGQEDPVLLVAHAYTRYMGDLSGGQVLRKVAQRALKLPPTREGLEFYQFDAIHSAKAFKQLYRSRMNELDLEVETKKKLVEEAVKAFHFNMEVFEELEEIGKTIQEDVLDAGMSAHGEMGGDISKCPYYTAKMAASGGTAYFGQRVMAALRHPTGQVLFATWFAALAGLAAWYLM
- the LOC124864803 gene encoding heme oxygenase 2-like isoform X2, translating into MSAEKMDPRSGVSNGSGPVYEKEENNLSPEDLSEMLAAGTKEVHEKAENTQFVKDFLRGRVRKELFKLGAVALYHTYTAMEEEIERNKDHPHFAPLYFPAELHRHEALARDIEYFYGPEWKSKITCSEATQRYVDHIHQVGQEDPVLLVAHAYTRYMGDLSGGQVLRKVAQRALKLPPTREGLEFYQFDAIHSAKAFKQLYRSRMNELDLEVETKKKLVEEAVKAFHFNMEVFEELEEIGKTIQEDVLDAGMSAHGEMGGDISKCPYYTAKMASGGTAYFGQRVMAALRHPTGQVLFATWFAALAGLAAWYLM